The DNA region GAAGAGTTAAAAAAGACTCTGAGCTTAAGAGGTTTAAGATTTCATCCTCACGTGGAGAAATGAGCAAAGAAAGATAATTTGAGaggttttttctaattataatgTTCTTTAGGGGGTTTATATAGAATTACTACGAAAGTAGAGTTTAGTTGACCtaagttttttgaaatttcttgaATGGTCCTTGTAATTGTGGTTATGTTGATTAGCATCACCACCACGTTTTGGTCACGACATTTCTGATCCTTTTATTAATTTGGAAGctctatcatcttcttcctcctctcacAGAGACTCTCAGCTCCAAAAGTTTGGGGCTTTATCGTGAACCAACCCTCTGTCCACCGCTACCACAATGTTAATCCAATTCTCTCCGGCGAAACCCCTCTTTTCTCCACCCAATCTCCGCCGCAATTCACCAGCATTCCTCATTTCTCCGCCGAGATCCCTACGAATCCGAGCCATCGACGCCGCACAGATCTTCGATTACGAAACCCAACTCAAATCCGAGTACCGTAAATCCTCTGCTCTCAAAATCGCCGTCTTGGGTTTCGGCAATTTCGGCCAATTCCTCTCGAAAACCCTAGTTCGACATGGTCACGACCTAATCACTCACTCTCGATCCGATTACTCCGACGCTGCTTCCTCAATCGGAGCTCGTTTCTTCAATAACCCACACGATCTCTGCGAACAACACCCCGACGTTGTACTCCTCTGTACCTCAATCCTCTCCACAGAATCAGTCCTGAGATCTTTCCCTTTCCAACGTCTCCGCCGTAGCACGCTCTTCGTCGATGTGCTCTCCGTCAAAGAGTTCCCGAGAGCACTCTTCCTCAAATACCTTCCCAAGGAGTTCGACATTCTCTGTACTCACCCAATGTTTGGACCCGAGAGTGGTAAGCATTCTTGGTCTAACCTGCCTTTTGTATATGATAAGGTGAGAATCGGAGACGAAGCTTCAAGACACGAGAGGTGTGACAAGTTTCTAAGAGTATTTGAGAATGAAGGTTGTAAGATGGTTGAGATGAGCTGTGAGAAGCATGACTATTACGCAGCTGGATCACAGTTCGTGACGCATACTATGGGAAGGGTTTTGGAGAAATACGGAGTTGAGTCTTCGCCGATCAACACTAAAGGGTATGAGACGCTGCTGGATTTGGTGGAGAACACATCGAGTGACAGCTTTGAGCTTTTCTACGGTTTGTTTATGTATAACCCGAATGCTCTTGAACAGTTGGAGAGATTAGATATGGCGTTTGAATCCGTCAAGAAAGAGCTGTTTGGGAGATTGCATCAGCAATACAGGAAGCAAATGTTTGGTGGGGAGCTTCAATCCCCtaagaaaacagagcagaaaTTGCTCAACGATGGTAATGTTGTTCCCATCAAAGatgtaacatcatcatcataatcttaAATCACATGTTTGTAGGGTTTGATTGGATTGTAATAGATTCggaataaataaaagttgtgaCCTTTTGGAAATCCTCAATGTATCTGTTGGAAATTTCTGAACATTGTGTTGCTGAAAACTCAAAAGACCATAATCCATGACTACCCAAATGCCGGGTCACCCACCCGATTCGAATCAGGACAATAACATTTCCTCATGGCCCAATAACATAATGGGCCGCTTGAATGTAGCGTACTATTTACTAGTCCTAATaaggaaaagcaaaaaaaacacaaatttgaattttggaatataatttaTCAGTGGCACCATCGTTGGTCGGAGCTTTTTGTCTTCCCAAAATTACAACCCTAAACCTTCTTACCGACGACGAAAACTGAACAAATGATGAATCTTTGATCACGGTCTTTGTGATTCAAAAACGGAAGTGATGGAGAAGTGGGTAGCGGAATTTTTCCTCCGTCGGCAACAAAATCCTAGGGTTTACGGTTCTCCTCTGTTATCAGCTCTGACACCGGTAGATTCCGACGACTGTGTAAAGCTCAAGATAACTGCCGTTTTGCGGGACATCTCCAATTCCTTGATTCGAGGTACAGTCGACGAAGGAATGCTTGATATCCTCGAGATTTTGGAGAAGCTTATGTTGCAGGAACGTTCTGTAATCATGGGGTCTCTCAAATCTGCCTACTGCTGGACGGCTGCGGAATGCACGCTTAGGTTTATGTGGCCAGTGACTGTTTCGGATGGCTTCTTTGGCGATGCCCTTGAGAGGATTTGGAAGAAGCGGATTGGGATGTTGAAGGGGAGAGAGAGCGATTTGGTGAGTCACGAGTTGTTGAAATGGGAGAGTGATTTAAACGAGGCGTTTGAGGAACCTGAGATTTACAGGAAGATCCGTGAGACTAATATCAGGTACAATGCCATCTCTCATCTCAGTCAGCTTGTTAAAGAGCAGTGGGCACTACTTGGGTGTTCCTCTCTTGAATCAGAAGCTCGAAAGAGGTTGCTTAAGCGCAAGGATTCCCGGAATAGAGGTAATGGCTTTGGTAGAGCAGGTGACAACATTGACAATATTGGAGTGAGGAGGGAGGGCAGAAATGGAAGCAGTAGAGAGAATGATAATGATGTTGAAGAAGTGGGAGGTGTGGAGAAACATGATGGGGCAGATAAGGTGAATGAACAAGAACAGGAACATGAGCCAAGTCTTAATAAGGGGGACATAACAGTTGCTCGAGAGCTTAAGGATTTTTTGCTGGAAATTCAAAGACTCATTGATGCTTCCACTAGGCAAGGGCAAGAACCTGACGATGCAATGGAGCAGTCAAATGATGTCACTCCTCAGCATGATGAGGCAAATAGGACTGAAGCAGAAGATAGTGAGGGAACATCATCGTCTAGAAGAGTCCGGCCTCATCTACCAACCCCGGAACCTCTGAATGTATCACCGTTGAAGAAAGTAAGATTGGAAAGGCCGCGTCCCAGAAGGCCGATGAAATTCTGGACTCCTGAAGAAGTGGCAGCTCTGAGGGAAGGAGTGAAAGAGTTTGGAAAATCATGGAAAGATGTCAAGAATTCAAACCCTGTTGTTTTAGCTGATAGGAGTGAGGTGGATTTGAAGGATAAATGGAGGAATTTATTTGGTCGGTAGTAATAGGAATCTTGCCAGGTCGCTTATGGGTGTTTTGTATGGTGAATATGTTCTTGACTCATCCCTTTGTAGTTAGTGTCAAACTTTAGACGGTATTTCTTGTTCAAAAGTTTCCATTGATCAACGGATACAAAATGCAATGGTTTTTAATATTTGCTACTATAATCAAATCAAGCAACCTCTGAAACCCATCTCTAGCTCCTCTCGGTTCAAATTCTTGCCAATAAAAACGATCTTGTTGGTTCTTGTTTCATCTTTTCTCCATAGCCGGTCTGGTGATCCTTCGAATATTTCATGAACTCCCTGTCCCAACCATTAAAAACCGTCATCAGATAGAATTCTACATCAAAAGACTTCAATGCTTTAAGATTCAGTTGAAATGATGATCAAAATAATGATAAATGATGGTCACCTGAAACACGAATCTTTCGTCCATGTCTTGGACAGAGAGGATACCTTTCATTCTGTAGATATCCTCACTACGTTGGTACAATAGCGCCCCAAGCCACATGTTAGCCTGATCCATTGTCAAAACTAAGGTTCTAGATAATGCAGATAATCAATCACGCATCTCcattatcatttaaaatttatagcAAGACTTCTGGTCCTACGGTTTAATGCATCACATGTTACACAATTTGAGCCATATTGGGTTATACCTTCTCAAGGTCTAAGTCACCTTCGCAAACTAAACTGACTGAAGCAACACCAGGGTCATGGGTGTGATCATGAGAATGGTGATGCTCTGCGGTTTCAGAAGCAAACTAATCAGTGCATGTAGGCGATCAGTATTAAATAATAAGACCACTCTTTGGTAATCCTATAACATACCGTGTTCATGATCATGCTCATTGTGGTGATCATGGCAGTCATGACCATGCTCATGGTCATGGTGATGATCATCATGTCCCTCGTGATTTTCCTTCACTTCTTCATTCACAGAGCTCTCGATTCTGCAAAGACAAAACAGTTAGCCACCAGCAATAAACCGTAACAAATGCATAGAGCTACTATAGACCTCGGACAGAAGTTTTCAGAATGACTTGTAATAAGAGATTAGTAAACCGGACCTTTCTAGATCAAACCCTCCAATTCCAAGAACATAATCCAAGTCAACCTTCCCATATTTTGTCTGCTTCATGTGAGCCATGCTGTTTATGGTCTGACAATAACCATAGCATAATTGTTAAATACAGAGCAAAGAGAATAAATAGATGTTCAAGGAgaaaacaataatcaaaagaaGCAGTATCTACCTTTATCCGCTGCATCACTGAAGCTAGTTCGGGCTTACCAACAAGATCAGTCTGCAACAAAGTACAAACATTTTTCACCTTGTATGACTTGTCAAGGTAGAACCATACATAGCAAACCGTAGAGAAGTTTATACTACAAGCATCCACCACACATTTCAAATACAATTTTTCATGGTAATGCTAATCGCGAAAATTTGGTAGAAACAGAACTTGACAATACCTTGTTAACTATGATACGATCAGCGTAAGCAATTTGTTCAACCGCCTCATTGACATAGCCTTCGGGTTTAACTTCATCAAGATGCAAACGAGCATGTTTAGCATCAACCAGAGTGACAACTCCATCCAGTTTGACATCATTGAAAATTTCATCCTCAGCATAAAAAGTTTGGATAATTGGGGCTGGATTCGCCAATCCTGGACAAGAACATAATACATGTTATAAATTCATCACTAGTGGTTTCTAAAAGGATCATGTAGTTCTAGAGCTTAATTCAACTGAATTAAAgagtaactaaaaatatttttcaaacctGTAGTCTCAATTACAATATGGTCGAATCTTCCTTTCTTCTCCTGAACCAATTCAGAAATCATCCTCACAAGATCACCCCTAACAGTACAACAGAGACAGCCATTGTTAAGCATCATTATATCCTCTGCTCCAGCAGTTTTAGCTGCCACAAGCGATCCATCAATGTCCACTTCACCAAACTGAGAATTCACATTTCAGCCACAAATCAGAAATCTTAAAATTCACTGTATCCAACTTTTCAGACACAGAGAATAAAACACAATACCTCATTCTCGATCACAGCTATGCGCTTCCCGTGATCTCCCGTCAATATATGGTTTAGCAATGTCGTCTGTATACTCAGAAAGACAAAACCCCACGCAAAATCAGCATTTGCTCACACAAAATTGAAAAGCTTTGCGGCAGATGATGAACCCTAGATTTGAAATTAAATAACAAGCCTAGCCTCACCTTGCCAGAACCGAGGAACCCGGTGATAATTGTCGCCGGGATTCGATTATCGGGTAAATTATCATCAGTGGCAAGATCGAAGGAATCTTCGGTATCCAAAAGCGCGAGGGAGGAATCAGAGGCAACGGCGGAGTGGAATCTCCGACGGGTATCAGAGTAAAGCTTGGCGGGATAGAACGGGGAAGGGTTGGTTCTGACGGAAACTGTGGCTATCCTGCGACTAGCAGAAGAAGCGAACCGGTAGTTCAACGAAAAATTAGATCTGGGAACGGTGAAAGCAAGTGGAGCCGTGGCTATGTCGAGTCTCAACGGCGTCGCCATTGCTGGTTATTAGGGTTTAAAGGTCTATCCAGTGAAGAGAGTTCGACAGACTTGTTTTTGTGACTTACgcgctttttttttgttttgccgGTTCGATCGAACGGTCGAGATTGACCCCTGGTTCGTacttagttttgtttgtgtactaaaaaaatataacaattgcATAATGGTAGAAAAACAcacttattttattatttcgcaacacaacaacaaaaacacacaaaaatagtaGTAACTTTTCTGTAGTCCacttgtgtgttttttttttttggctacaaATCATGTAAATCAGAATAGTTCTTTGCGTGGATCAAAAATTAGATGCAAAACTTGAAGAAGAGCATAATCCTTAAAATTAGTAGTTTTTGTTTTCGCTAAAAACCCATTATCagtttataacaaataaaaatcattctATGGCGATAATTTCTGTTatcagttgttttttttttaattttataatgcAACTGTTTAAAATAGATTGAAAGATAAGttgattaaaattgtttttaaaacaagagaaccaacataaaatttgttgatttttcttgtGATGTGCAGATCCCAAGTTACTACTTCATTATCTCTcataaacagtttttttttggatcgtTTGTAATTTGTGTAAATGTAGGTTGATGACACAAATTCTAGTTAACTGATTTTTCTTtgaccattttttaaaaaattgtgaagtgacagaataaaataataacaacaatcaataaaataGGAGCAAAAAATCTCAAAAGCGGGGTCCACAATTAAGTGGGACCCATGACCTTGTTTATTCTTCCATCTTatctcaaaaaaaaaggaaacgcATTGTTCCGAACCTAAACTCCGTACCACACCAAAGGGTGATTCATCTTACACGTGTCACTCGATAGTAGGTTTAGAACCAGGCTCGGTTCACGGCCACTTTGCACATTTCtatacttctctctctctctctctccttcttcttcctcaccgtCTCGtcaaattcaacaacaacaacaaaaagaaaggttTGATCAGAGAGAGATCAATCACTGTTAAACCCCTCAGCTTAAAAAATTCCTCAGAACAAATAATCTGCGATCGATCGgccatgatgatgataaggtACGTATCGGCTTATCCGATCAACTACTCTTTCCTGGTGAACAGTTTGCTttattctgtttctttttttttttttactctctttctAATATTTAAGCTAAGCTTGCTTTACTTGTATATTGATTATATGATCTAATTAGGTCTACTTTGGGTGTTCTGGGTTTTTTCGTTTGGAATTAAAACCCCTTCACTTCACATCACATACTGTTGATTCACActtatctcttttttgtttccattgagTTTTCAATCATTTCATTGTATTTGAAGGAGTTTCTTtagttgttttttattttttttattttgacgtGAGTGAGGGATTGTGATCGTGCTCTGTTTCAGTCTCTATAAGAAGGTTGATGTTTCTTGATTACATCATCATGGGAGGAGCTTGCTCAAGGAAGAGAGATCAACAAGTTGAAGATATTTTAAACAGAGGTGTCTCTGGCAAATATAGCAAGAGTTCTAGTTCCAAATGGTTAGCTACTTCCCTCTCTAGGTCTGGCTCCGATGTTAAACGTAATCATGGAGGATGTCCATCTCTTATGGACCTCTGTCTCCGCAAGATACAGGAGgtatatctatatattgttTCCACTTACTTATCAGccttttgttatttatttttttgtataaacgTGACCAAAATGTGTtgactttttgttgttgcattGCAGGACATAGATAGATATACCAAGTTCTCTGACCTACCGAGGGATATCAGTCAGCAGATTTTTGATGAATTGGTGTTTTCCNACACGTGTCACTCGATAGTAGGTTTAGAACCAGGCTCGGTTCACGGCCACTTTGCACATTTCtatacttctctctctctctctctccttcttcttcctcaccgtCTCGtcaaattcaacaacaacaacaaaaagaaaggttTGATCAGAGAGAGATCAATCACTGTTAAACCCCTCAGCTTAAAAAATTCCTCAGAACAAATAATCTGCGATCGATCGgccatgatgatgataaggtACGTATCGGCTTATCCGATCAACTACTCTTTCCTGGTGAACAGTTTGCTttattctgtttctttttttttttttactctctttctAATATTTAAGCTAAGCTTGCTTTACTTGTATATTGATTATATGATCTAATTAGGTCTACTTTGGGTGTTCTGGGTTTTTTCGTTTGGAATTAAAACCCCTTCACTTCACATCACATACTGTTGATTCACActtatctcttttttgtttccattgagTTTTCAATCATTTCATTGTATTTGAAGGAGTTTCTTtagttgttttttattttttttattttgacgtGAGTGAGGGATTGTGATCGTGCTCTGTTTCAGTCTCTATAAGAAGGTTGATGTTTCTTGATTACATCATCATGGGAGGAGCTTGCTCAAGGAAGAGAGATCAACAAGTTGAAGATATTTTAAACAGAGGTGTTTCTGGCAAATATAGCAAGAGTTCTAGTTCCAAATGGTTAGCTACTTCCCTCTCTAGGTCTGGCTCCGATGTTAAACGTAATCATGGAGGATGTCCATCTCTTATGGACCTCTGTCTCCGCAAGATACAGGAGgtatatctatatattgttTCCACTTACTTATCAGccttttgttatttatttttttgtataaacgTGACCAAAATGTGTtgactttttgttgttgcattGCAGGACATAGATAGATATACCAAGTTCTCTGACCTACCGAGGGATATCAGTCAGCAGATTTTTGATGAATTGGTGTTTTCCCAGCGCTTAACTTTAAAGTCTCTTGAGGCATTTCGGGACTGTGCTATCCAGGTAAATTTCCTTTGTGCTTCTCTTGTTACAATTGTTCCCCTtcgtgtttatttgtatataaacaTTTGTCTGACTTCACAATTTTTGTGTAAGCAGGATCTTTACTTGGGAGAATACCCTGGAGTTAATGATGACTGGATGGATGTCATCTCCTCGCAAAGTACATCTTTGCTTTCTGTTGATTTTTCTGGGTCTGATATCACAGACTCTGCCCTGGTTTCTTTAAAAGGTTGCAACAACCTGGAATCCTTGAACTTTAATTTCTGTGATCAGATATCAAACCATGGGCTTGCGCATCTCAGCTGTAAGCTTTGCTCTTTTTCAGACgtttctattttatgttgatGTTTCCTAAGCGTAGCTGCTACATTACAGTTAGACCTGATGTACTTACTTTCATTTGTTTGGTGGATTTTTTCCCTCTCGAATGATAACTGTTCACAAACAATTTCAGGCCTCTCAAATTTGACAAGCCTGAGCTTCAGAAGAAATGCTGCAATCACTGCACAAGGCATGCGTGCTTTTTCCAACTTGGTTAACATGAAGAAATTAGATCTTGAGAAGTGTCCCGGGATTCACGGTGGGCTCATTCACCTGCGAGGTACATAGCTTTACTGTTTTGTTGTGATAATTGTCAGTTTTCTGACATCTCTGTTATTGAGAGTTCTATATGATTTGTGCACACTGAAGCCATGTAAGTTATGATTTTCTACAATTTGAAGCCTACACAGATATGTGTATTGGGTGACAGTTGTCTTGGAATATGCCAATATCAATCCTGCATCCTATTTTTCCATCTGATTAAGCAATGTCCTTTCTTCATCCTATTTAGCGTCTCTGCAAAATTCTGTCTTTTCCAGGTTTAACCAAACTAGAGTCCTTGAACATAAAGTGGTGCAACTGCATAACGGATTCAGACATAGAGCCTCTCTCAGGTAGCAACAACATGCGTCAATCTCACATATTTTCTTAACTTTTCCCTGTAGAGATGTGCTAACTCCTTTTTGCTTCAGAACTTTCAAATCTTAGGAGCCTACAGATTTGCTGCAGTAAGATTACTGATTTTGGTATTAGCTACCTTGAAGGTAGGAGTTTTGATTATTATACTCTAGTTTTTCACCGTTTGTCTCACATCTTCTTGGTGTAGACGTAGCTCGATTCATTTCTCCCACTTGCTTGCTTCAGGGCTAAAAAAGCTTAATTTATTGAACTTGGAGGGGTGCCGTCATGTTACTGCTGCATGCTTGAATACACTCACAGGTTTGTATAGCCATCCTTATTGTTGTATTTAAGCTTTGTTGTATTTTCGAGGTACTTCAGCCAGTTAGATGTATGCTGAAATATTTTGGAGTTTTGCCATTTGAATTTATAGGAgtcaattttcttttgtttatgtagCTCTTAAAGAATTGATGTTTTTGAACTTCAATAGATGTAACTTTTCAGACAGTGGGTGTGAAAAGTTTTCAGGTGAGTGTTACCTGACTTCCTCGCAGTTAAAAAAACGTTTGTTTTACTTAGCGAAGAACTCTTCAGTATGGGATAACTTGTTTCACGCATCTTTGTAGAATTAACTAATTTGAAGATATTAAACTTGGGCATGAACAACATTACAAATTCATGCTTGGTCCACCTGAAAGGTTATCTCACTTTCTTACTATGTTCCATATCCActatttttattggtttcatCTCTCTTTACCATTTTTGTTGTCTGCTAAATTTCTAATCAAGATGGATTATCTTCTCAGGGTTGATAAAGTTGGAGAGCTTAAACTTGGATTCTTGCAGAATTGGTGATGAAGGACTGGTACATTTATCAGGTGATTGCTACTTCCGTTTTTGCTCTTATCACGGATTTTCCGGTATTCATATATAGTCATGTGGTGTTAGGTATGCTTGGGTTGAAATCTCTGGAGTTGTCCGATACCGAAGTAGGAAGCAATGGGCTTCGCCATCTCTCTGgtacaacatttttttattcctttGTCCTTTCCATTTTGTATCGTTTGTGTTCTTTGGCCTTATGCTCACTgcatttatattaatatatataggcCTGTCAAACCTAGAGAGCATAAACTTGTCATTCACTGTTGTAACCGATAGCGGTTTAAGGAAATTATCTGGTTTGACATCTCTTCGTACACTGAATCTGGATGCTCGTCATGTTACTGATGCTGGTCTTTCCGCACTCACAAGTAAGTCGTTCATAAAATCCATAAAATGTGACTGTCAACAAGTTATATTTGCGTTTGAATAATGTTGTTACAGGTTCTCCTAAGTGAAATCCAATTCCAACCCGTCTGTTTTTGTTCTAGGTTTGACAGGGTTGACTCACCTTGATCTCTTTGGTGCTCGTATCACAGATTCTGGAACAAATCACCTGCGGAGTAAGTCTAATATCATCTATTTCATCGTTTGAGATCTGCCTCTTATGcttttttaatggttttattTTGATGTAGACCTGAAGAAACTGCAGTCACTTGAAATATGTGGCGGTGGATTAACCGATGCTGGTGTCAAGAACATAAAAGATCTTTCATCCCTCACTCTCCTCAATCTATCACAAAACTCCAATCTCACAGACAAAACACTGGAGTTTATTTCTGGTAAGGATACAGCTCTTGATTTGATCAGACAAATCATATGCTGCACCTGAAATTTAAACCATGATCTCATGGACCCGCAGGATTGACTGGATTGGTCTCTCTAAACGTCTCAAACTCTCGAGTATCGACCTCAGGACTACGTCACCTGAAGCCATTGAAGAACCTGAGATCTCTGACCTTGGAGTCCTGCAAACTCTCTGCTAACGACATCAGGAAGCTTCAGGCGACTGATCTGCCACACCTAGTCAACTTCCGTcctgaataaaattatttgtcaaAAGGACAAAGTCACGAACTCTGTAAATAGGATCGATCTCTTGTGGTCTCAGAAAAAGGCCACCGGTCTTACATATATCGTCTAAAGCTATGCTCTTCTTCGGGATTATTTGCTGAAGAAACTGTAAATAATGCTTCTTTCCAAGCTATGTTTGGACCTTTGATGGCTCTTCTAATGTGATCGGCGTCTGGGATCTGTTTGGTTTGTGTATCCACTGAAGTGAACAAACAAATGTCATTAAGAAACAGATCACTGAttgtaaatatttatgtaaattcgATATATCGTAtgtattatataaatgaaaatctTTTCTGGCACAAGAAAATCTAAAGGtaacaaaatgtaaaaaaactcGGAAacggaaagagagagagagaaacaacagCAGTTACTTTGTTCATCCAACTTTACTACTGCTGAATTACTGTGAAAATATGTTACATCTAAACATGTTAGAATCGCTGGGTCATAAACCTTtctaccaaaaatataaaaagaaaacgaaagtctttaaaaaaagaagaaatcaggGAGGCAGGTGACTCTCCAAATCAGATCAGATTATCTCTGTGGCTGATCAGAGGCAGGGGCTCCAGCGGAAGATGCAGTCACTGCGCCGCTAGCTGACCCGTTCTCAGCTGGTGGAGCGACTCCCCATTTACCTTCGGACTCAAGCGGGTCGAATATGTGAACTCCTCCGTCTGAGAGACCAACCGCAAACATGTTTGGTTCTTGCGGATGTGCTGCAATCACTAGTGGATGTACGTTGGAATTGCTGCGCAAATgaataaaagaagagatttaTGAGCTGAAACTTCTTTCCGAAACTTAAAAGATTGCTTTTGAAGGAATGATTGCTGTTGAAAATTTCAAGATTCTTCTCCTCTGTTTACCTGAGACTAGCTGGTAGATACGCAGAAGGGTTGATACGACAACGCAATCTTAGATTTGCAGAGCTAAATACACAAACTGTTGCATCCATAAAACTCGCGTAGACCAATTGGCTATCGCATGAGAAAGTGGCATGAGTGATCGGAGCTAATGATTCTCGCACAGCCCACTGAAACAAAGcaatcatttatcatttttcaaaaaaacaaaaacaaaaaacgaagatcttagggagaaagagagagagaggactgTATAACTAAAATACCTGTTTCATGCATTCGAGCTTGGTAGTTTCGTAAATGGCGAGCTGTGTCTCGTGCACAACGAGGAAGTGAGCTTGATCTTGATGGAACTGAACACGAGTATCTGACAGTGCAGTGCTT from Camelina sativa cultivar DH55 chromosome 3, Cs, whole genome shotgun sequence includes:
- the LOC104774398 gene encoding arogenate dehydrogenase 2, chloroplastic-like → MLIQFSPAKPLFSPPNLRRNSPAFLISPPRSLRIRAIDAAQIFDYETQLKSEYRKSSALKIAVLGFGNFGQFLSKTLVRHGHDLITHSRSDYSDAASSIGARFFNNPHDLCEQHPDVVLLCTSILSTESVLRSFPFQRLRRSTLFVDVLSVKEFPRALFLKYLPKEFDILCTHPMFGPESGKHSWSNLPFVYDKVRIGDEASRHERCDKFLRVFENEGCKMVEMSCEKHDYYAAGSQFVTHTMGRVLEKYGVESSPINTKGYETLLDLVENTSSDSFELFYGLFMYNPNALEQLERLDMAFESVKKELFGRLHQQYRKQMFGGELQSPKKTEQKLLNDGNVVPIKDVTSSS
- the LOC104774409 gene encoding COBW domain-containing protein 1, with translation MATPLRLDIATAPLAFTVPRSNFSLNYRFASSASRRIATVSVRTNPSPFYPAKLYSDTRRRFHSAVASDSSLALLDTEDSFDLATDDNLPDNRIPATIITGFLGSGKTTLLNHILTGDHGKRIAVIENEFGEVDIDGSLVAAKTAGAEDIMMLNNGCLCCTVRGDLVRMISELVQEKKGRFDHIVIETTGLANPAPIIQTFYAEDEIFNDVKLDGVVTLVDAKHARLHLDEVKPEGYVNEAVEQIAYADRIIVNKTDLVGKPELASVMQRIKTINSMAHMKQTKYGKVDLDYVLGIGGFDLERIESSVNEEVKENHEGHDDHHHDHEHGHDCHDHHNEHDHEHEHHHSHDHTHDPGVASVSLVCEGDLDLEKANMWLGALLYQRSEDIYRMKGILSVQDMDERFVFQGVHEIFEGSPDRLWRKDETRTNKIVFIGKNLNREELEMGFRGCLI
- the LOC104774417 gene encoding uncharacterized protein LOC104774417, with the translated sequence IFDHGLCDSKTEVMEKWVAEFFLRRQQNPRVYGSPLLSALTPVDSDDCVKLKITAVLRDISNSLIRGTVDEGMLDILEILEKLMLQERSVIMGSLKSAYCWTAAECTLRFMWPVTVSDGFFGDALERIWKKRIGMLKGRESDLVSHELLKWESDLNEAFEEPEIYRKIRETNIRYNAISHLSQLVKEQWALLGCSSLESEARKRLLKRKDSRNRGNGFGRAGDNIDNIGVRREGRNGSSRENDNDVEEVGGVEKHDGADKVNEQEQEHEPSLNKGDITVARELKDFLLEIQRLIDASTRQGQEPDDAMEQSNDVTPQHDEANRTEAEDSEGTSSSRRVRPHLPTPEPLNVSPLKKVRLERPRPRRPMKFWTPEEVAALREGVKEFGKSWKDVKNSNPVVLADRSEVDLKDKWRNLFGR